One window from the genome of Drosophila albomicans strain 15112-1751.03 chromosome 2L, ASM965048v2, whole genome shotgun sequence encodes:
- the LOC127565311 gene encoding uncharacterized protein LOC127565311, protein MNGHYIVGVEYNKKFINYLSIDMDYCAALHMAYNQNLLQLVLVGLRSVSNFPLNCPLKKNYTYFINGFTMDTKIVPAYMPEITFITNATFFYNKRAVSYVTCIGRVSKK, encoded by the exons atgaaTGGACACTACATTGTGGGTGtcgaatataataaaaaatttatcaaCTATTTGTCAATAGATATGGACTATTGCGCTGCCTTGCATATGGCTTACAATCAAAACTTGCTTCAATTAGTTCTTGTGGGACTGCGAAGTGTGTCAAACTTTCCACTAAACTGCCCTCTTAAGAAG AACtacacatattttataaatggaTTTACAATGGATACGAAAATAGTGCCTGCCTATATGCCtgaaataacttttataaCAAATGCGACGTTTTTCTACAATAAGCGAGCAGTGTCATACGTGACTTGTATTGGTCGGGTGTCCAAAAAGTGA